The Urbifossiella limnaea genome has a window encoding:
- a CDS encoding recombinase family protein, giving the protein MTKRPEKGRGLFYHRDSEAHSELAPPQYVEWARGEAARLGVSFSGTPEAITAMIARGQPADGDLYLDYGVSGNLLSRPGFDQFRERAASDPSVSHLFVSKRDRLGRPDNPLDSMLIEYQLRSAGLTIVLMGGKVLPAVGPGERIELADLLTSLIEYNESGKFRRDLAEKLIHAKIRLARGGFSIGGEPLYGFRRWLCAEDGTRKRQLEDHERVKLPGHHVLWLPTATEELAVVRRILDLIEATPAARVARILNAEGIPSPKAGHVRTRNGVKFETSGQWTQNTVRNIATHPLLIAVWEYGKRSEGDQLRFTKDGPRALGRGDYSPDGKLKTVANPADQIIRTPAKSDAVTTPEKFELVREVIAARGRHLKGKARTRGQSPNPLGGRIYDLTCGWLMYRYAKRGKWCYGCGLYQNSEARCCRHNTVQGETATRFVLDCLRQLVLTPSRLAKLKTRLGELADAERGDDPAQRQLDAVRTDLAGLRRKVQKAAENMALSETREERAAVAEVFLRLKDQESALERRLATHRPAPSRVDPQRQVEAALGALDRLAESLGAGAADWAAVGSAFARTNANLYLRFSEVVKGRKTFNVPAGGVVTFGSAAPPGPLYTGPTDRPIIRKMLAAGEPVTASPGRVTPGDSNAGQDVTGSANVQRGTRRCS; this is encoded by the coding sequence ATGACGAAGCGACCGGAGAAGGGCCGCGGGCTGTTCTACCACCGCGACTCGGAGGCCCACTCCGAGTTGGCCCCGCCGCAGTACGTCGAGTGGGCGCGGGGCGAGGCCGCGCGGCTCGGCGTGTCCTTCTCCGGCACCCCGGAGGCGATCACCGCGATGATCGCCCGCGGCCAGCCCGCCGACGGCGACCTGTACCTCGATTACGGCGTCAGCGGGAACCTGTTGAGCCGCCCCGGCTTCGACCAGTTCCGCGAGCGGGCGGCGTCCGACCCCTCGGTGTCGCACCTGTTCGTCAGCAAGCGCGACCGCCTCGGCCGCCCCGACAACCCGCTCGACAGCATGCTCATCGAGTACCAGCTCCGGTCGGCCGGACTGACCATCGTGCTGATGGGCGGGAAGGTGCTCCCGGCCGTCGGACCCGGGGAGCGGATCGAGCTGGCCGACCTGCTCACCAGCCTGATCGAGTACAACGAGTCGGGGAAGTTCCGCCGGGATCTGGCCGAGAAGCTGATCCACGCCAAGATCCGGCTCGCCCGCGGCGGGTTCTCGATCGGCGGCGAGCCGCTCTACGGCTTCCGCCGGTGGCTGTGCGCCGAGGACGGCACCCGGAAGCGGCAACTCGAGGACCACGAGCGGGTGAAGCTGCCCGGGCACCACGTCCTCTGGCTGCCCACCGCGACCGAGGAGTTGGCCGTGGTCCGGCGGATCCTGGACCTGATCGAGGCGACGCCGGCGGCGCGGGTCGCGCGGATCCTGAATGCGGAGGGCATCCCCTCGCCGAAGGCCGGGCACGTGCGGACGCGGAACGGGGTCAAGTTCGAGACCAGCGGCCAATGGACGCAAAACACGGTGCGGAACATCGCCACGCACCCCCTCCTGATCGCGGTGTGGGAGTACGGCAAGCGCTCCGAAGGCGACCAACTCCGGTTCACCAAGGACGGCCCCCGCGCACTCGGGCGAGGCGACTACTCCCCCGACGGCAAGCTCAAGACGGTGGCCAACCCGGCAGACCAGATCATCCGCACGCCGGCCAAGTCGGACGCGGTGACGACGCCGGAGAAGTTCGAGCTCGTTCGGGAGGTGATCGCGGCCCGCGGCCGGCACCTGAAGGGTAAGGCGCGTACCCGCGGGCAGTCCCCGAACCCGCTCGGTGGTCGGATCTACGACCTGACCTGCGGCTGGCTGATGTACCGCTACGCGAAGCGGGGGAAGTGGTGCTACGGGTGCGGGCTGTACCAGAACTCGGAGGCGAGGTGCTGCCGCCACAACACGGTCCAGGGCGAGACGGCGACGCGGTTCGTCCTCGACTGCCTTCGCCAGCTGGTGCTCACCCCGTCCAGGCTCGCCAAGTTGAAAACGCGGTTGGGCGAGCTGGCGGACGCCGAACGGGGGGACGACCCGGCGCAGCGTCAACTGGACGCAGTCCGGACTGACCTGGCGGGTCTCCGCCGTAAGGTGCAGAAGGCGGCAGAGAACATGGCGCTATCGGAGACACGGGAGGAACGGGCTGCGGTCGCGGAGGTGTTCCTGAGGCTGAAGGACCAGGAGTCCGCGCTCGAGCGGCGGCTCGCGACCCACCGACCCGCCCCCTCGCGGGTGGACCCTCAGCGGCAGGTCGAAGCCGCCCTCGGCGCACTTGACCGGTTAGCCGAGTCCCTCGGCGCCGGTGCCGCGGACTGGGCCGCCGTCGGCAGCGCCTTCGCCCGGACGAACGCCAACCTTTACCTCCGGTTCTCGGAGGTCGTGAAGGGGCGGAAGACGTTCAACGTCCCGGCTGGCGGGGTGGTGACCTTCGGGTCGGCCGCGCCGCCGGGGCCGCTGTACACGGGACCGACCGACCGGCCAATCATCCGCAAGATGTTGGCCGCCGGCGAGCCGGTCACCGCGTCCCCGGGGCGAGTTACCCCGGGAGATTCCAACGCCGGCCAGGACGTGACAGGGTCAGCTAACGTGCAACGGGGCACCCGTCGCTGCAGCTGA
- a CDS encoding putative sensor domain DACNV-containing protein → MAKQPKRSATDRVYPRDLAATLLRTWNPEPFFEGWPRVELPPKAVLGQFLDVCYHASMLTEEGRPTVFRIVLQDSKSPVSPRHGEELPPVTRYTFTKPIPFTETELRRLAPVADPRKVLIAVESTGEGDQAQLQIYGLVDIGMALWEMARHERVMGHSSPEALVVVSTRPGELSISRGDRPVVRLRDGRIVSPTDSVLHEGPIAEFFSPASTVFINNACQLAEIDQDPDEDDGLRMAHQTFIESLLLYTADLHHGGTLLFVPEEMAHDDPRLLSRVSIKYVLPSTRPRDALVSAMAARLQHNAVMTSLEDRKTVKIEVLQALEALAEREQECDDAAKDAARFIASLTAVDGAVVLTDTLRIIGFGAEVIAAPAATDTVHIAQTAQGDESRPIEFTEFGTRHRSAYRFTAGLDNSVAFVLSEDGGIKAVRQVGPRLLLWPYFNIGFVTALT, encoded by the coding sequence ATGGCAAAGCAACCGAAGCGATCCGCCACGGATCGGGTCTATCCGCGTGACCTGGCCGCGACCCTTCTGCGCACGTGGAACCCTGAACCGTTCTTCGAGGGGTGGCCGCGGGTGGAGCTTCCGCCGAAGGCCGTACTGGGGCAGTTCCTCGACGTCTGCTACCACGCGAGCATGTTGACCGAGGAAGGACGCCCGACCGTCTTCCGAATCGTGCTGCAGGACAGTAAATCCCCGGTATCCCCACGGCACGGCGAAGAACTGCCGCCGGTGACGCGGTACACATTCACGAAACCGATCCCGTTCACCGAAACGGAGCTGCGGCGGTTGGCGCCGGTCGCCGACCCCCGCAAGGTGTTGATCGCAGTCGAGAGTACCGGCGAAGGCGATCAGGCACAGTTGCAGATTTACGGTCTGGTGGACATTGGAATGGCGTTGTGGGAGATGGCGCGGCACGAGCGGGTGATGGGCCATTCATCGCCAGAAGCGCTCGTCGTCGTATCCACCCGGCCGGGAGAGTTGAGCATTTCCCGAGGTGACCGCCCCGTGGTCAGACTGCGCGACGGTCGTATCGTGAGCCCGACCGATAGCGTTCTGCACGAGGGGCCGATTGCTGAGTTCTTCTCACCTGCCTCAACTGTCTTCATCAACAACGCCTGCCAGCTCGCGGAGATCGACCAGGATCCCGACGAGGATGATGGGCTGCGGATGGCCCATCAGACCTTTATCGAGTCTCTCCTGCTCTACACGGCGGATCTGCACCACGGCGGGACGCTGCTGTTCGTGCCCGAGGAGATGGCGCACGACGATCCACGACTCCTGAGCCGGGTGTCGATCAAGTACGTACTGCCGAGCACCAGGCCGCGTGACGCGCTGGTGTCCGCAATGGCCGCACGACTGCAGCACAACGCTGTGATGACGAGTCTTGAGGACCGGAAAACGGTCAAAATCGAAGTGCTGCAGGCACTGGAGGCACTGGCCGAACGTGAACAGGAGTGCGACGACGCGGCGAAGGATGCCGCCCGGTTTATCGCGTCGCTCACAGCGGTCGACGGTGCGGTTGTGCTGACCGACACGCTGCGGATTATCGGATTCGGTGCCGAGGTGATCGCGGCACCAGCCGCCACAGACACCGTGCACATCGCTCAAACTGCGCAAGGGGACGAGTCGCGGCCTATAGAGTTCACGGAGTTCGGAACCCGGCACCGGTCGGCTTATCGGTTCACCGCGGGGCTGGACAACTCGGTCGCGTTCGTGCTCTCCGAGGACGGCGGGATCAAGGCGGTGCGGCAGGTCGGCCCGCGTCTGCTGCTTTGGCCATACTTCAATATCGGGTTCGTCACCGCATTGACGTAG
- a CDS encoding DUF6896 domain-containing protein: MHQFLTALIERFRHAQDRGVAFVVEVLGPTLGVRLPTTADEWVTICGETGLYNARWVNGVGVYSHGYGIELTFPGLTIDFDWGEFGEPDGFDIWRLYHFARLNPCGVPTPTHAEVTAWVEEAVAAGELTANRPWQYGLYYSPAHRAVQRHAEPFATADRGLSSE, from the coding sequence GTGCATCAGTTTCTAACCGCGTTAATCGAGCGGTTCCGCCACGCCCAAGACCGGGGCGTCGCGTTCGTCGTCGAGGTGCTGGGGCCGACGCTCGGCGTGCGGTTGCCCACCACCGCGGACGAGTGGGTGACCATCTGCGGCGAGACGGGCCTCTACAACGCCCGGTGGGTCAACGGGGTCGGGGTGTACTCGCACGGGTACGGCATCGAGCTGACCTTCCCCGGGCTGACGATCGACTTCGACTGGGGCGAGTTCGGGGAGCCGGACGGGTTCGACATCTGGCGGCTGTACCACTTCGCCCGGCTCAACCCGTGCGGGGTGCCCACCCCGACACACGCCGAGGTGACGGCCTGGGTCGAGGAGGCCGTTGCAGCAGGCGAGCTGACGGCGAACCGTCCGTGGCAATACGGGCTGTATTACTCGCCCGCCCACCGGGCCGTGCAAAGGCACGCCGAACCCTTCGCTACAGCAGACCGCGGCCTCTCAAGCGAGTAG
- a CDS encoding barstar family protein has translation MRVATIEGSRVTSEAAFWREYLAVVQPDGAAYFGRNLDAFRDAIVAGGPGWPGGPCQLRVADHTAAGVGPEFFARLAEIAAEATGFELMLA, from the coding sequence GTGCGAGTCGCCACCATTGAAGGCTCCCGCGTGACGAGCGAAGCCGCGTTCTGGCGGGAGTACCTAGCTGTGGTGCAGCCCGACGGCGCGGCGTACTTCGGCCGCAACCTCGACGCGTTTCGCGATGCCATCGTCGCCGGCGGCCCTGGCTGGCCGGGCGGGCCGTGCCAGTTGAGGGTCGCCGACCACACGGCGGCCGGGGTCGGGCCGGAGTTCTTCGCCCGGCTCGCCGAGATCGCGGCCGAGGCCACAGGTTTCGAGTTGATGCTGGCGTAG
- a CDS encoding WD40 repeat domain-containing protein yields the protein MTVACRSLVVFGLLALPGTGAGQDRLKERAVLRGHTRYVNSVAYSPDGTLLASAAEDGTVRLWDVRTAREKATFEASGTEFVSLAFSPDGKTIAAAGGDFAGGEEDRRLLPSAIRLWDARTGKTRAILKGHAGHISAIAFSPDGRTLASGGNTSTSFLDFAGQIKLWETADATQRAALGSELSVVTSLVFTPDGRALVAGCDSTETVRVWEVETGKERAGFKGHKKLSACVAVSRDGTLVACAGSRGAVEVWDARTRETRPPVTLGDVQSARVAFSPDNRLLAVSTWDGRPGKATDARVGVYDVATGKALAVSGLYPDQFGDMVFSPDGRTLAAGSGDQTVKLWQVPAGK from the coding sequence GTGACAGTCGCCTGTCGTTCATTGGTGGTGTTTGGGCTTCTCGCCTTGCCCGGCACGGGTGCCGGCCAAGATCGGCTCAAGGAGCGGGCAGTACTCCGTGGCCACACCCGGTACGTCAACTCGGTAGCCTATAGCCCTGACGGTACGCTTCTGGCCAGCGCCGCGGAGGACGGGACCGTCCGCCTCTGGGACGTGAGGACGGCCCGGGAGAAGGCCACGTTCGAAGCCTCTGGCACCGAGTTCGTCTCACTCGCATTCAGCCCGGATGGCAAGACCATCGCTGCCGCAGGCGGCGACTTCGCTGGAGGGGAGGAAGACCGGCGCCTTTTACCGAGCGCCATCCGGCTCTGGGACGCGAGGACCGGCAAGACACGGGCCATCCTCAAAGGCCACGCCGGGCACATTTCCGCAATCGCCTTCAGCCCCGATGGCCGAACCCTGGCATCGGGGGGTAACACGTCAACGAGTTTCTTAGACTTCGCCGGGCAGATCAAGCTGTGGGAGACAGCTGACGCGACCCAGAGGGCCGCGCTCGGTTCGGAGTTGAGTGTCGTGACCTCGTTGGTGTTCACACCAGACGGGCGGGCGTTGGTCGCGGGGTGCGACTCCACCGAGACCGTGCGGGTATGGGAGGTGGAGACCGGGAAGGAGCGGGCCGGGTTCAAGGGCCACAAGAAATTGAGCGCGTGCGTGGCCGTTAGCCGGGACGGGACATTGGTGGCTTGCGCCGGCAGTCGGGGAGCGGTGGAGGTGTGGGACGCCCGGACCCGGGAGACGCGGCCTCCAGTAACTCTCGGGGATGTACAGTCCGCCAGGGTGGCATTCAGCCCGGACAACCGTCTACTGGCGGTATCGACCTGGGACGGGCGGCCAGGCAAGGCAACGGACGCTCGAGTGGGGGTCTACGACGTGGCCACGGGTAAGGCCCTCGCGGTGTCCGGTCTGTACCCGGACCAGTTCGGAGACATGGTATTCAGCCCCGACGGGCGGACCTTGGCGGCGGGTAGCGGCGACCAAACGGTGAAGCTCTGGCAGGTTCCGGCTGGAAAGTAG
- a CDS encoding S-4TM family putative pore-forming effector, translating to MPNDIPARQNSPELLRYVHASSQAYGLAKSIGGWQTSLILLAAILGPLIAAIEPEAAIVGAILAVVAALIDAMFLESAAERYQHLGARLQEVFDTELFQIPWNTHRAGAKPTPEETLELAEDFKKKATPELLKKKEDWYPVEVGPVPLEYGRLVCQRSSMQWDSSLRKYYVFYFFLAVAVLAVGALLYGVFKHLTFIQFVLAVLAPLVPAGIKLWREAKKHDKSAAASERARTLLEGYWKDAIAKNVPAAEMADESRRLQDELFDRRKQSPTVPERLYAWRRESQEQQMKYGAQVMVDEVLTKLAAPPAAPGP from the coding sequence GTGCCCAACGACATCCCGGCGCGGCAGAACAGCCCCGAGCTGCTGCGGTACGTCCACGCTTCGAGCCAGGCTTACGGGCTGGCGAAGTCCATCGGGGGCTGGCAGACGAGCCTGATCCTCTTAGCGGCCATCCTTGGGCCGCTGATCGCCGCTATCGAACCGGAGGCCGCGATCGTGGGGGCGATCCTCGCGGTCGTCGCGGCGTTGATCGACGCCATGTTCCTCGAGTCAGCGGCGGAGCGTTACCAACATCTTGGGGCGAGGCTCCAAGAGGTGTTCGACACCGAACTGTTCCAGATTCCGTGGAACACGCACCGGGCCGGGGCTAAGCCGACCCCGGAGGAAACGCTCGAGTTGGCCGAGGATTTCAAGAAGAAAGCCACTCCCGAACTGCTGAAGAAGAAGGAAGACTGGTATCCCGTCGAGGTGGGGCCGGTGCCGCTCGAATACGGCCGATTGGTCTGCCAACGATCCAGCATGCAGTGGGACTCGTCGCTGCGGAAGTACTACGTCTTCTACTTCTTCCTCGCGGTTGCCGTGCTGGCCGTCGGGGCGCTCCTCTACGGGGTTTTCAAGCACCTGACGTTCATCCAGTTCGTCCTTGCGGTTCTTGCACCGCTGGTCCCTGCCGGCATCAAGCTCTGGCGCGAAGCAAAGAAGCACGACAAGTCGGCCGCGGCATCGGAGCGTGCGCGGACCCTGCTGGAGGGGTACTGGAAGGACGCAATCGCCAAAAACGTCCCTGCTGCGGAGATGGCAGATGAATCGCGGCGTCTGCAGGACGAGTTGTTCGACCGACGCAAGCAGTCGCCGACGGTCCCGGAGCGGCTCTATGCGTGGCGGCGCGAGTCGCAAGAGCAGCAGATGAAGTACGGGGCGCAGGTGATGGTCGACGAGGTACTCACGAAGCTCGCCGCGCCACCGGCGGCACCAGGGCCGTGA
- a CDS encoding CBASS oligonucleotide cyclase — MPTTITSGFDKLRQNLEISGLQASTVSTRQQNARANVAKEMTVLEDFLTGSYMRSTMIAPLSDADVDVFIVLDAKYYSQDGYATLLDKVRGVLKKSYTEATDISRNGQAVTIKFASFSMDVVPGFYRTGGGFLIPDARGKRWIPTDPKKHVEIWSSQNTAHSGSLVPLIKMIKGWNKTHSALFRSFHLETMILRIFSGVTISDYPSGVRYFFDKARTWVASTVADLAGYGDNIGKYLLEKNALADVQQRLQRAYERSAEAVKLAATGKVKDAYDKWRMVFDTYFPAYG, encoded by the coding sequence ATGCCCACCACGATCACGTCCGGCTTCGACAAACTGCGGCAGAACCTCGAAATCAGCGGCCTCCAGGCCAGCACCGTCTCGACCCGGCAGCAGAACGCCCGGGCGAACGTCGCCAAGGAAATGACGGTCCTCGAAGACTTCCTGACCGGCAGCTACATGCGTAGCACGATGATCGCGCCGCTCAGCGACGCGGACGTGGACGTGTTCATCGTTCTGGACGCGAAGTACTACTCCCAGGACGGGTACGCAACGCTCCTCGACAAGGTCCGCGGGGTGCTGAAGAAGTCGTACACGGAGGCCACGGACATCTCCCGGAACGGCCAGGCCGTGACGATCAAGTTCGCGTCCTTTTCGATGGACGTCGTGCCGGGGTTCTACCGCACCGGCGGCGGTTTTCTGATCCCCGACGCCCGCGGCAAGCGGTGGATCCCGACTGACCCGAAGAAGCACGTCGAAATCTGGAGTTCGCAGAACACGGCCCACTCCGGCAGCCTCGTGCCGCTCATCAAGATGATCAAGGGCTGGAACAAGACGCACAGCGCCCTGTTCCGGTCGTTCCACCTCGAAACGATGATCCTGCGCATCTTCAGCGGGGTCACGATCTCTGATTACCCGTCTGGGGTGCGGTACTTCTTCGATAAGGCCCGCACGTGGGTGGCATCGACCGTCGCCGACCTCGCTGGATACGGCGACAACATCGGTAAGTACCTGCTCGAAAAGAACGCCCTGGCCGATGTTCAGCAACGGCTGCAGCGGGCCTACGAGCGGTCGGCCGAGGCCGTGAAGCTGGCGGCGACCGGCAAGGTCAAGGATGCCTACGACAAGTGGCGGATGGTCTTCGACACGTACTTCCCGGCCTACGGCTGA